TAATACTTTTAGGTTCTCTTTTTTTAGGTGTAAAAATATCAATCGCCACCAGCTTTGTTTTTAAATTAGTATAAGCAACTTTAAAACTTCTGGCCGTGTTAACAGGCGCCTGCCGATTCATAACTCTAAAAGTAAAGCCTGTAACTTTTAGGCATTTACAGGCTTTTTGAAATATCTCCTCTACCCTATTTTGATGATAATATATCATGTGTCGTAAAATAAAAACCTAATTTTTATTTGCATTTAGGTAAAGAGCTAAGTGTTTTTGTAGGGTCTATCAGGCCAGCGGGTTGAGGAGCATCTGCTGGCTTCCATTGAATATTTGTGCTTCTCCTTCCTTGATAAAGTTCAAAGTGCAACATTCTGCATGGTCCAAATATACCGATAACTTGTCCTGCTTTTACTTGCTGTCCTACTTTGACCAATTGTCTAGATACATCATTCTCCCCATAATTTACAGTTACATTTAAACTTGGAAAATAAATGTAAATTGAACCAGCATCGCCGGAGCCGCCATTCTGGCTTATCCACCAATTAGGAGTTGCAGTACATTTATTCGCGCCAGCTTTAAAGGTTGTGCTAATTCTTAAAACAACGCCATCTGCTATGGCTATTCCTTCTCCTGGAGGGTTAGTATAAATATCCACCCCAGCATGTTTTCTTGCACCCTGGGCCCTACTTGCCGCAAAATTATTGTGAGTACTTTTTAAACTCGCTGAAGGCACGGGAAAACATTGTCCGCCAACACTTTGATATGTTCCCCCCGGAGTTACGCCTTCATTGGTTGGAAACATTAAAGCATCATCTGGTATGTCAATAGTTTCAATATATTCCGCACTGGGGGGAATTAATTGTGTTATACCCACAAAAGACAATAAGACATAACTGAATAAGGCAATACCCAAACCAATTAAGGCCAATTGTATCCTGTGTTTAGCCTTGCCAATCAATTGCTTATCCCCTCCTGCGATTATCCAAAGAATTCCAGATGCAATAATCATTATTATTATGAAAGGGATAATTATATAGAGCAAAGCCTGATAAATATTTTTAATATATTCAGCCATATCAGTTGCCTTTGCATATCCTAAAAGAGGCACTTGTAATGTTATATCGGGTTGAGTAGCAGTTTGAGCAAATGAAAGAATTGGATAAAAAAAACTTAGTGCAAAAATTATTATAAGGAATATTTGTATTATTTTTGTTTTTTGCTTTTCCATTTTAACAAGAAAGTTTATAATTAAATTTTTAAAAATTTATTCCCATCTTCTGACACAGGCTTTCTTCCCCACCCAGTCATGTTCAATCAAATTAGTCACTCTTATTCCTCTCCCTGATATTCTTCCACTTTCAGGATTTTCTGCACCATTACTACCATGACTTTCCAAAACTTTTCCATTACTAATGTAAATATAAACATGACCGAATTGACCTTTACTGCATTTTGGATAACCTACAAGATCACCTGGCTTTAATTCCTTGCCGTTAAGCGCAGTTGCAGTAGCTGGTTTGGTAATTTTTTCACTAGTTGAGCAATTGGGAGAACAACCAAACTGACCTTTTGTCCCGCTATCTATATATTTATGACCCGAGCAAGCTAAAATTAAATTGGCCATGCCTGAGCAATCAAGACAGAGTTGGCCTTTCGGACAGAATGTTTTGCAGGGAACATTGTTTTCACATTTATACGTATCATCTTTGTACTGCGGTGGACCTCCTTTTCCGCCCATGCGGTAAGTTACTTTACCATTAAAATATTGAGCTAATTGTTGAATGGTGGGATTTTTTAATTCTTTAGGGCAGTTTATATTATAATTAGCCGGAGTTGCAGCCTCTGCAGCAGCTATAAATGCCTTTCTGATTAAATCAACTGAAGAGTCATTATTTTCAGTTAAAGTTTGTTCAAAATTACTAGTAGTTGGGTTCGGACCATTCCATAAAGGATCTTCAGTATCATCAGCTTCTTCCTCGGGAATATATTCTATACTTGGCGTGTTTAATGATGTTATACCTACAAAAGACAGTAAAACATAGCTAAATAAAACAATTCCCAGGCCGATTAGGCCATGAAAAATTCTGGTTTTAGCTTTATTCATGCCTTCTGGATCTCTCCCGGCAGCTGTTAACCATTCAATGCCTCCCAAAATAATTATGATAATAACAAATGGCACCACAATGTAGGAGGCTGCCTGGTAAAGGGCTTTGATGTATACGGCAATATTTTGAGCTTGAGTAAAGCCTAAAATTGGAATTTGCAGTTCAATATTTGGTTCAGCTGCTGTTGAAGCCAAAATAACAGTGGGTAAGATTATAAAAAATAGAATAAAGAAAAGTAAAACTGCTGGTAAAATCCTTGAAATTTTTCTAAATATTAGGTTATTCATATTAATAATAAAATATTAGGTACCGTATCTTCTGATACAGCTTCCAATAAATTTATGGCTCATAACTTGAGATTTTTTTGATGCCTTACCACCTGGGTCATCCCAACCACTGCCTCCTGCGCTTTCAAAGAGAATTCCATTGCCTACATAAATACGTACATGTTGACTTGGTTTGCCCAATGCATCCCCTGGTTTTAAAGGTATGCCATTCACTGAAGTATTATCAATAGATGTTATTCTTTCACCTCTGCTGCATCCGCTGCCAAAAATACTTGCTGTTCCTCCACCAAAAGGTTTAAGGCCAGCGCAATTCAAAAGATAATTTGTATAGCCAGAGCAATCTAAACATATTGTTCCAGGAGGACAATATGTAATTTTTTGTTTACGCTCTTCATAACGTGAGCCTGCAATATTCGGAGATTGAACTGTATAGGGAGGTTTTCCTCCTTTTGCTCCCCAGCGATAGGTAACTTTGCCCAGAGAAGATTGTCCAATTTGGGCTAAAATCGCTTGTCCTCCGCTTTTAGGACAATAAATAAGACCTTTGAAATTAACATCAACACCATTTATGCCGCTTGTATTTAATGGGACATCAGTATCTCCTTCTTCACCCGCTGATAAGCATTCATCCATATCTTTTATGGTTCCTTCCTTACTGGCACAGTCTGCTTTAGTCAAAAGGAAATAATTATCTCCGGGATATGAACAACACTCAAGACTTGCTATATATTCAAGATCTAGATTTTTGAATTCAGTAATGCCGACAAGAGATAACATTACATAGCTTAACAAGCCAATAATTAAGCCAGTTAAAGCGCCGGTAATATATTTTTTTGCCTGTTTTATATTAGCAAGATTTCCACCAGATAAAATCCACATAATACCAGCAGTTATAATAATAACAATAGCTATTGGTACTAAAATATATAAGCCATATTTATAAAGATTTTTTATGTAATCAGCAAAAGTAGTTGCTTGCGTAAAACCAAAAATTGGGACTTCTAGCGGATAATTAGGTGGAGCTACATTATTGGTTTGTGCCAATATTTTGGTTGGATTAAATAAAAAAGATAGGAGTGTAAGATTTAAGAAAATAAAAATTTTAAGTTTTAGACTTTTTAACATTTGGGGATTTTTTTATAAAAAATTTGTTTCAGCCAGTTGGCAAAAACAAAAAATAACAGGGCATGTATTAAATCAATTGTGTCCACTCCATTTTCTTTGGCAAAAAAAGACACAACAAGCATAGCCAGGGCGCCAAAATAAATTAATAAATCAACCAGATAAAAATCAGTTTTAGTAAGCGTTATGTCATATTGGGTTATCCCGGTAGTTTCATCACTTTTTGTTCTCCAATGGATGCCAGCCAAGGCAATAATTAACCCAAAGATTAAAACAATTGATGGGGTGGAAAATAATATTGTCTGGCCAAGATTTTGGGTAAAATCAGGATAAAAATACCAGATAAAAACAACAAATGCCACAATTAGCCAGACTATATAATGGGAAAAAAGTTCTAAAATCATGGCCCAAATTTTTCCTCTGCTTGTGCGTTCCATAATTAATTAGGTTAATTTAGATCAAGGCAAATATTCAAGTGGATTTACAGGAATGCCATTTAACCTGACTTCAAAATGCAAATGAGGACCTGTAGTAAAAGGACCGGCGCCTCTGGTGCCTGGCATTGCGCCTGACAGTCCGATAACATCGCCTGCTTTGACAAAATCATCATTTTTAACGTAAATGGCGCTGACATGGCCGTAAACAGTAGATAAGCCGTTGTCATGAATTAAAATAATATAACTATAGCCATAGCCAGAATCTTGAGCGCGTGCCACATAACCATCAGCCGGCGCAATGACTGGCGAGCCTTGCTTAGCTCTGATATCAATGGCAGGATGTTCAAATATATAGCGGAAAGGATAGTCTGGATCGTGAAAATAGGCAGTGATTACATGCGTACCCCCTACCGGCCAATAAATAAAAGTATTTTGCGCAGTAGTCCCCTCTTTTTTAATGCGATTTATCTTATCTTTGATTTTTTCCTGCAAATTATAAATATCCGAATTAATCGCATCTTGTTGCTGTTTGGCCTGGGTTAAAAGGTTTTGGAATTGTAATTCTGATGATCTGGTTTCATAAACCAGATTTTCTTTAGCTTGTTGGTCGTTTTGGAGCTTGTCTTCTTGCTCTTGCAGCTGGCTCTGAAAATTTTCCAGTTCTTGCTTTTGCCGCTCTAGATCTGCTTTTTGAGTATCTAATGAGGATTTGAGGAATTTTAATCTATCAATAGTATTTTTTATATCAGCTTGTACACCTTCCAAATAGCTTATCTGGTTGAAAAATTCAGAGAACGAATTATTTAAAATCAATATTTCCAGATATGATTTTTGATCAGCTTTGTCAATCTGCTTGATATATTCCATTAAATTTTCTTTTTGCAGATCAATTTCAGTCTGTTCTTTTTCAGTCTGATAATTTAAGGCGTCAATTTCCAGCTTAGTTTTATCTATTTGCAATTGCGATGTTTTGATGTCTAATTGGATTTTAAGTATTTGATTGTCCAAAAGCCCCAGCTGGTTTTTTAAAGTAGCTGCCTTGCCTTTGTATTCTTCAATCTTTTGTGCATATTCAGCCGTGGCTTTTTTGAGATTATCAATTTTATCTTTATTTGCTTCAATTCGTTTATTAAGTTCAATAATGTCAGAATTACTGCCATA
The sequence above is drawn from the Patescibacteria group bacterium genome and encodes:
- a CDS encoding M23 family metallopeptidase; translated protein: MEKQKTKIIQIFLIIIFALSFFYPILSFAQTATQPDITLQVPLLGYAKATDMAEYIKNIYQALLYIIIPFIIIMIIASGILWIIAGGDKQLIGKAKHRIQLALIGLGIALFSYVLLSFVGITQLIPPSAEYIETIDIPDDALMFPTNEGVTPGGTYQSVGGQCFPVPSASLKSTHNNFAASRAQGARKHAGVDIYTNPPGEGIAIADGVVLRISTTFKAGANKCTATPNWWISQNGGSGDAGSIYIYFPSLNVTVNYGENDVSRQLVKVGQQVKAGQVIGIFGPCRMLHFELYQGRRSTNIQWKPADAPQPAGLIDPTKTLSSLPKCK
- a CDS encoding NlpC/P60 family protein translates to MNNLIFRKISRILPAVLLFFILFFIILPTVILASTAAEPNIELQIPILGFTQAQNIAVYIKALYQAASYIVVPFVIIIIILGGIEWLTAAGRDPEGMNKAKTRIFHGLIGLGIVLFSYVLLSFVGITSLNTPSIEYIPEEEADDTEDPLWNGPNPTTSNFEQTLTENNDSSVDLIRKAFIAAAEAATPANYNINCPKELKNPTIQQLAQYFNGKVTYRMGGKGGPPQYKDDTYKCENNVPCKTFCPKGQLCLDCSGMANLILACSGHKYIDSGTKGQFGCSPNCSTSEKITKPATATALNGKELKPGDLVGYPKCSKGQFGHVYIYISNGKVLESHGSNGAENPESGRISGRGIRVTNLIEHDWVGKKACVRRWE
- a CDS encoding peptidoglycan DD-metalloendopeptidase family protein — its product is MKKRNIIIFLIFSCLMVLSTGFAFVLAANFDSPDYNSIYGSNSDIIELNKRIEANKDKIDNLKKATAEYAQKIEEYKGKAATLKNQLGLLDNQILKIQLDIKTSQLQIDKTKLEIDALNYQTEKEQTEIDLQKENLMEYIKQIDKADQKSYLEILILNNSFSEFFNQISYLEGVQADIKNTIDRLKFLKSSLDTQKADLERQKQELENFQSQLQEQEDKLQNDQQAKENLVYETRSSELQFQNLLTQAKQQQDAINSDIYNLQEKIKDKINRIKKEGTTAQNTFIYWPVGGTHVITAYFHDPDYPFRYIFEHPAIDIRAKQGSPVIAPADGYVARAQDSGYGYSYIILIHDNGLSTVYGHVSAIYVKNDDFVKAGDVIGLSGAMPGTRGAGPFTTGPHLHFEVRLNGIPVNPLEYLP